In a genomic window of bacterium:
- a CDS encoding glycoside hydrolase family 99-like domain-containing protein: MSKKLFLSLILFCSLASPQKRVLAFYYPWYGTPEISGAWVHWNEAGHNPEILLSGNIPDTGTTNHPLKLYDSNDPQVIKEHLSLAKWAGIDALIYSWWGMDDFTDRAFRKALKIAEKEKGIPVKLTIYYEQVSPVAVDKVEATVKDLMYILNEYANSPAFFKFDNKPVIFIYGRAMGQLGDKWEDVIKEVKRLRKGNVLFIADSLNSRWLDFFDGLHEYNPVGAILAKADMYRRYRSCKEICAKRGKISCATVIPGYDDSNVRPNNPLIRLRDDGKLYRELWESAIKADVDWVLICSFNEWHEGTEIEPSVEYGRFYLQLTREYANRFKKGK, encoded by the coding sequence ATGTCAAAGAAATTGTTCCTTTCTCTTATCCTCTTTTGTTCTCTCGCCTCTCCCCAGAAGAGGGTTCTCGCTTTCTATTATCCTTGGTATGGAACGCCCGAGATTTCAGGAGCCTGGGTGCACTGGAACGAAGCTGGCCATAACCCAGAAATCCTCCTCTCGGGAAATATCCCCGATACTGGGACCACTAATCATCCCCTCAAACTATATGACTCAAACGACCCACAGGTTATCAAAGAGCACTTATCCCTCGCAAAATGGGCAGGAATAGATGCCCTTATTTACAGCTGGTGGGGAATGGATGACTTCACTGATAGAGCTTTCAGGAAAGCGCTGAAAATAGCGGAGAAGGAGAAAGGGATTCCCGTGAAGCTCACGATTTATTATGAACAAGTTTCCCCTGTCGCCGTGGATAAGGTTGAAGCCACTGTAAAGGATTTGATGTATATCTTAAACGAATACGCTAACAGCCCTGCCTTCTTTAAGTTCGATAACAAACCGGTTATATTTATCTATGGTAGAGCAATGGGTCAGCTGGGGGATAAATGGGAAGATGTCATAAAAGAAGTGAAGAGATTGAGGAAAGGGAATGTCCTTTTCATCGCTGATTCCCTTAATTCCCGTTGGCTTGATTTCTTTGACGGTTTACACGAATACAACCCAGTTGGCGCTATTTTAGCAAAGGCGGATATGTATAGGAGGTATAGAAGTTGTAAGGAGATATGTGCCAAAAGGGGAAAAATTTCCTGCGCTACCGTTATCCCAGGCTATGACGATTCAAATGTTAGACCGAATAACCCTTTGATTCGCCTGAGGGATGATGGAAAGCTTTACAGGGAACTTTGGGAAAGCGCTATAAAGGCGGATGTGGACTGGGTCCTCATATGTTCCTTTAACGAATGGCATGAGGGAACGGAGATAGAACCGAGCGTTGAATATGGGAGATTCTACCTCCAGCTCACAAGAGAATACGCTAATCGCTTCAAGAAAGGAAAATGA
- a CDS encoding neutral/alkaline non-lysosomal ceramidase N-terminal domain-containing protein, with translation MPKILLLIFLLSLFILPLAEAGLLAGASRVKITPSYSVYLAGLGNNRKSEGVHDDIYASALYLNDGKTSVVIVSLDLIGLFHDDVEDIRGNKNDIIIACTHQHSGPDTLGLWGPDETTSGVNPEYLAFVKGKVREAIDKARKSPKPAILKVGEARVSEVAYNAREESLLDPTMTCLFVESPDGKPIAILVNYACHPEVLWEDNHLITSDFVYYLRELCERKIGGTTLFLNGALGGMVTPRVKEHSFSEARRVGETIGVEVIEAWRKAEKIQNPKITHRCARFKLPVENPRFLLASQMGIFKRKIQSGGIDTEMHFLDIGGKLQILTNPGEALPKVGFALKELLKAKYKMIIGLACDEIGYILTKEDFGTQLYSYESSMSLGPKIADVLLQFGRKLVSGTLAE, from the coding sequence GTGCCGAAAATTCTTTTATTAATCTTCTTGCTTTCACTATTTATTCTCCCCTTAGCTGAGGCTGGACTTCTTGCCGGAGCGAGCAGGGTGAAGATAACACCATCATATAGCGTTTATCTAGCTGGTCTGGGAAATAATAGAAAAAGCGAGGGAGTACATGACGATATTTACGCCAGTGCCCTTTATTTAAACGATGGTAAAACGAGTGTGGTTATTGTTTCCCTTGATTTAATAGGTTTATTTCACGACGATGTTGAGGATATCCGCGGAAATAAAAATGACATTATAATCGCTTGCACTCATCAACATTCTGGTCCCGATACCCTGGGATTGTGGGGTCCGGATGAAACAACATCTGGTGTTAACCCCGAATACCTTGCCTTTGTCAAAGGCAAAGTGAGGGAAGCTATAGATAAAGCGAGGAAATCACCCAAGCCGGCAATTTTAAAAGTAGGGGAAGCAAGGGTAAGCGAAGTGGCGTATAATGCGAGGGAGGAGAGCCTTTTAGACCCAACGATGACTTGTTTGTTTGTGGAAAGTCCTGATGGAAAACCTATAGCTATACTTGTCAATTATGCCTGTCATCCCGAGGTTCTGTGGGAAGATAATCATTTAATTACCTCGGATTTTGTCTACTATTTGAGAGAGCTATGCGAGCGAAAGATTGGTGGCACGACGCTATTTCTCAACGGGGCATTGGGAGGAATGGTGACGCCGAGGGTAAAGGAACACAGTTTCTCAGAGGCGAGGAGGGTTGGCGAGACAATCGGGGTGGAGGTTATAGAGGCTTGGAGGAAGGCGGAAAAGATACAAAATCCAAAGATAACGCATAGGTGTGCCAGATTCAAGCTGCCGGTTGAGAACCCCCGTTTTCTCCTCGCTTCCCAAATGGGCATATTCAAGAGGAAGATCCAAAGCGGAGGAATAGATACGGAGATGCATTTCCTTGATATCGGTGGAAAACTGCAGATTTTGACCAATCCTGGTGAGGCCTTGCCTAAGGTAGGCTTTGCTTTAAAGGAGTTGTTGAAGGCTAAATATAAAATGATAATCGGTTTAGCCTGTGATGAGATTGGCTATATACTTACCAAGGAGGATTTTGGCACCCAGCTTTACTCATATGAAAGTTCTATGAGTTTAGGTCCTAAAATAGCTGATGTCCTATTACAATTTGGGAGGAAGTTGGTGAGCGGAACGCTCGCTGAGTGA
- a CDS encoding cation:proton antiporter: MSFNEFLLKAAAILVLAKGFGELMNRIRLPTVVGELFTGLLLGYSLLNWVDPTNETLHILAEMGAILLLFEIGLEMDIEELKRAGKASIWVGTVGVVLPFFLGWLISLAFGYRSLEALFIGGVLTATSVGITARVLQERGWLKSREANVILGAAVLDDVLALMVLSVLTSIEHGNISIGLILRSFIFALLFLGLALGIGLRITPSLMKVLVNLRTRGALYAGVIAFLLLLSLLSQIAGLAPIVGAFACGLLLSRTEQKLHIERGITPLADFLTPFFFVIMGAQMKIGAISFSSLWFILVIFAIAFSGKLIAGLSSPGKGLKRWIIGVGMVPRGEVGLVLASYSLSHRILSYADYSILVLVIMLTTIIAPLILHLSLSERSAHQLPPKL, encoded by the coding sequence ATGTCTTTCAATGAATTCCTGCTTAAAGCCGCCGCCATCCTCGTTTTAGCCAAGGGCTTTGGGGAGCTGATGAATAGAATTAGGCTGCCGACTGTCGTCGGCGAGCTTTTCACGGGACTTTTGCTTGGCTACAGCTTGTTGAACTGGGTCGACCCAACCAATGAAACCCTTCATATCCTCGCCGAGATGGGGGCGATTCTTCTCCTTTTTGAGATAGGATTGGAAATGGACATAGAAGAGCTTAAGAGGGCAGGTAAAGCTTCAATATGGGTGGGAACCGTCGGCGTCGTTCTCCCCTTCTTTCTTGGCTGGCTCATCTCCCTTGCCTTTGGCTACCGCTCGTTGGAGGCATTATTCATAGGAGGTGTCCTCACTGCTACGAGCGTGGGTATAACCGCAAGGGTTTTGCAGGAAAGAGGATGGCTCAAGAGTAGAGAGGCAAATGTTATTTTAGGGGCAGCCGTTTTAGACGATGTATTAGCTCTTATGGTTCTCTCCGTTCTCACGAGCATAGAACACGGAAACATATCCATAGGATTAATACTCCGCTCGTTTATCTTTGCATTGCTTTTTCTCGGACTTGCGCTAGGAATCGGCTTGCGGATAACTCCGTCCTTAATGAAGGTCTTGGTTAATTTGAGGACGAGGGGAGCGCTCTACGCGGGAGTTATAGCCTTTCTTCTCCTTCTTTCTCTTCTTTCTCAAATTGCCGGGTTGGCTCCAATAGTTGGTGCTTTCGCCTGTGGGCTTCTCCTATCACGCACAGAGCAAAAACTACATATAGAACGAGGAATCACCCCCCTTGCTGATTTTCTCACCCCTTTTTTCTTCGTCATTATGGGCGCCCAAATGAAAATCGGTGCTATCTCCTTTTCTTCCCTTTGGTTTATACTTGTAATCTTCGCTATCGCTTTTTCAGGCAAACTAATCGCTGGACTATCCTCTCCAGGAAAAGGACTAAAGAGGTGGATTATCGGCGTGGGGATGGTGCCCAGAGGGGAAGTCGGTCTCGTTCTAGCTTCTTACTCCTTGTCCCATCGTATCCTTTCCTATGCCGACTATTCCATATTGGTTTTGGTAATCATGTTAACCACGATAATAGCCCCTTTAATTTTACATCTCTCACTCAGCGAGCGTTCCGCTCACCAACTTCCTCCCAAATTGTAA
- a CDS encoding DUF362 domain-containing protein — protein MDAEVYFVDARSSSHEEGLVPKLRRLIEKMNFSSFLSPNDLVGVKLHFGERGHTRYLRPIFVRPIVEEIKSVGAKPFLTDTNTLYRGGRSNSVDHIVNAILNGFDYAITGAPIIIADGLRGKNFVVKRVNLPRFKQIKIAGEIYYSDALVVLSHFKGHIQFGFGGALKNVAMGCASRGGKQALHSQLSPQVNVDLCIGCGNCAKWCPVGAIKIKNGKAVIDLKKCIGCGECTVSCPQGAIAIRWGDETVAEQERLAEYAYAILEDKKGKVCFFNFLMDITPLCDCVGWADLPIVPDIGILASFDPVAIDKASADLVNEEIGIESSALGKRLERGEDKFRALFPQVDWTLQLKHAEELGLGTTNYKLIKI, from the coding sequence ATGGACGCAGAAGTCTACTTCGTAGACGCCCGCTCTTCTTCCCATGAGGAAGGTTTGGTCCCCAAATTGAGACGCCTTATAGAGAAGATGAACTTCTCCAGCTTCCTCTCACCGAACGACCTTGTCGGTGTCAAGCTTCACTTCGGAGAGAGAGGACATACCCGCTATCTCCGTCCCATATTCGTCCGTCCAATCGTTGAGGAGATAAAATCTGTGGGAGCGAAGCCCTTCTTGACCGATACCAACACCCTCTATAGAGGAGGGCGTTCCAACAGCGTTGACCATATTGTTAACGCCATACTAAATGGATTTGACTATGCCATCACCGGTGCCCCAATCATCATAGCGGATGGTTTGCGGGGGAAGAACTTCGTGGTTAAGAGGGTGAATTTGCCCCGCTTTAAGCAGATAAAGATTGCGGGAGAGATTTACTATTCCGATGCTTTGGTCGTTCTCTCTCACTTCAAGGGGCATATCCAGTTCGGCTTCGGCGGCGCCTTAAAGAATGTCGCAATGGGCTGCGCCAGCAGGGGCGGAAAGCAAGCCCTTCACTCACAGCTATCCCCACAAGTGAACGTGGATTTATGCATAGGTTGCGGGAATTGCGCCAAATGGTGCCCGGTGGGAGCGATAAAAATTAAAAACGGCAAAGCGGTAATAGATTTGAAAAAGTGTATAGGTTGCGGGGAATGTACTGTTTCCTGCCCGCAGGGAGCAATCGCTATCCGTTGGGGAGATGAAACAGTCGCTGAGCAGGAAAGGCTCGCGGAATACGCCTATGCAATCCTTGAGGATAAAAAGGGAAAGGTTTGTTTCTTCAATTTCCTTATGGACATAACCCCCCTCTGCGATTGCGTTGGTTGGGCTGACTTGCCAATCGTGCCCGACATCGGTATCTTAGCCTCCTTTGACCCAGTTGCAATTGATAAGGCTTCCGCTGACCTCGTTAACGAGGAAATAGGGATTGAAAGCTCTGCCTTGGGAAAAAGGTTAGAGAGAGGCGAGGATAAATTCCGCGCCCTTTTCCCACAAGTTGATTGGACATTACAATTGAAGCATGCGGAAGAGCTCGGCTTAGGAACGACGAATTACAAGTTGATAAAGATTTAA
- a CDS encoding bifunctional nuclease family protein, whose translation MPYFEEPGEHFEGFPEGDKEVPVKVVGVFEDQAGRNFVVLRDDMGRNLHIWIGPFEALAITLALYPEQVLVPRPLTHDLLKNIVEKLEVQVEKIVVDDLFHDTYYAKIYLGVADRTIFVDSRPSDAIALALRVKAPIYVLERVFLEAAKEEYQ comes from the coding sequence TTGCCTTATTTTGAGGAACCAGGTGAACATTTTGAGGGATTTCCAGAGGGCGATAAGGAAGTTCCCGTGAAAGTAGTAGGGGTTTTTGAAGACCAAGCGGGCAGGAATTTCGTAGTTTTAAGGGATGACATGGGTAGAAATCTTCACATTTGGATTGGTCCTTTTGAGGCTTTAGCTATAACCTTAGCTCTATATCCGGAGCAGGTGCTCGTTCCTCGTCCCTTAACACATGACCTCTTAAAGAATATCGTGGAAAAGTTAGAAGTCCAAGTGGAGAAGATTGTCGTTGATGACCTCTTCCACGACACATACTATGCGAAAATCTACCTTGGCGTTGCGGATAGGACCATCTTCGTTGATTCCCGTCCCAGCGATGCCATTGCCCTCGCCCTGAGAGTGAAAGCTCCCATCTATGTCCTGGAGAGAGTTTTCCTGGAAGCAGCAAAAGAAGAATATCAATAA
- the rho gene encoding transcription termination factor Rho, whose product MMDMELDLTQLEAMSDEALLGIAKDLGISEAENLNREDLIKNIIQNYAWKSGLRYIEGVLEILPEGYGLIRVNGFRPSNDDVYVSASQIKKLGLKMGDVIAGFARAPKETERYYGLLRVETINGIKLTSLRKRVDFDELVPVYPFERLRLETTPDNISARVIDIIAPIGKGQRGLIVAPPKAGKTTLLKTIANSITANHPEVHLIVLLIDERPEEVTDIKRSVRGEVISSTFDEMPENHMRVADLTLEKAKRLVEAGRDVVILLDSLTRLSRASNLTCTPSGRTLSGGLDPAALYKPKHFFGAARKIENGGSLTIIATTLIETGSRMDEVIFEEFKGTGNMELVLDRGLAERRIFPAIDIKRSGTRHEELLYTEKELKSVWILRRAYASLDTAEATEELIKWLKRTRSNEEFFSTVVERLRSSLSPEELVMIEEGPFEQD is encoded by the coding sequence ATGATGGATATGGAATTAGACCTTACCCAATTAGAAGCGATGAGCGACGAGGCGCTCCTCGGAATCGCTAAGGATTTAGGTATTAGCGAAGCAGAGAACCTCAACAGGGAGGATTTGATAAAGAATATAATTCAGAATTATGCTTGGAAATCAGGCTTGCGGTATATAGAAGGGGTGTTGGAAATCCTTCCTGAGGGTTATGGATTGATCAGGGTCAACGGATTTCGTCCATCAAACGATGATGTGTATGTGTCAGCTTCCCAGATAAAGAAACTGGGGCTCAAGATGGGGGATGTTATAGCCGGTTTCGCCAGAGCTCCCAAGGAAACGGAGCGCTACTATGGACTTCTAAGGGTGGAGACGATAAACGGAATAAAGCTAACATCTCTCAGAAAACGAGTTGATTTTGATGAACTCGTTCCCGTCTATCCCTTTGAGCGATTGCGCCTAGAGACCACTCCCGACAATATATCCGCTAGAGTTATAGATATAATAGCTCCCATTGGGAAAGGACAGAGGGGATTGATCGTTGCTCCTCCAAAAGCTGGCAAAACAACCCTCCTCAAAACTATAGCGAATAGCATAACGGCAAATCATCCCGAGGTTCACTTGATTGTCCTTCTCATTGACGAGCGTCCCGAGGAGGTAACGGATATTAAAAGGTCGGTTAGGGGAGAGGTGATTTCCTCAACATTTGACGAAATGCCGGAAAATCATATGAGGGTCGCCGATTTAACCCTTGAGAAAGCAAAGCGCTTGGTGGAGGCGGGGCGTGATGTTGTTATACTGCTTGACAGCCTCACCCGTTTATCCCGTGCCTCCAACCTCACTTGTACCCCATCTGGCAGGACACTCTCCGGAGGGCTTGACCCAGCCGCTCTTTACAAACCAAAGCATTTCTTTGGGGCGGCGAGAAAGATTGAGAATGGGGGAAGCCTCACTATAATCGCCACGACATTGATAGAAACGGGTAGCAGGATGGACGAGGTTATATTTGAGGAATTCAAAGGAACGGGGAATATGGAACTCGTGCTTGATAGAGGGTTGGCGGAGAGAAGGATATTCCCAGCGATAGATATAAAAAGAAGTGGAACTCGCCACGAGGAACTTCTCTACACGGAAAAGGAATTGAAGAGTGTATGGATTTTGCGGAGAGCCTATGCCTCTTTAGATACAGCGGAGGCAACCGAGGAATTAATCAAGTGGCTTAAACGCACAAGGTCGAACGAGGAGTTCTTCTCAACGGTAGTTGAGCGACTGAGAAGCAGCCTCTCCCCTGAGGAACTTGTGATGATAGAGGAAGGACCCTTTGAGCAAGACTAA
- the hpt gene encoding hypoxanthine phosphoribosyltransferase, translated as MESDIQEILLTEKQIAEKVKELGEKISEDYRDRELVLVGVLRGAFVFLSDLIRHIRIPVCVDFVAISSYGAYTETSGVVKIIKDLDESIEGRHILIVEDIVDTGLTLDYLLRIIRARKPASVKVCALLDKPAKRQVEVDIHYKGFEIPDKFVVGYGLDFNQKYRNLPFVGVLKPDVYAGK; from the coding sequence TTGGAAAGCGACATTCAGGAGATTCTTTTAACCGAGAAGCAGATTGCGGAGAAAGTTAAAGAACTGGGAGAAAAAATAAGCGAGGATTATAGAGATAGGGAGCTCGTTTTAGTGGGAGTTTTAAGGGGGGCGTTCGTCTTTCTCAGCGATTTGATTAGACATATAAGGATTCCCGTTTGCGTTGATTTTGTAGCCATCTCCAGCTACGGAGCTTATACTGAAACATCTGGGGTGGTTAAAATAATAAAGGACTTGGACGAAAGCATTGAAGGAAGACATATATTAATAGTAGAAGATATAGTTGACACGGGCTTGACTTTGGATTATCTTTTGCGGATAATAAGAGCTAGGAAGCCAGCGAGCGTTAAGGTTTGTGCTCTCTTAGATAAACCAGCGAAAAGGCAGGTAGAGGTGGATATTCATTATAAAGGATTTGAGATTCCCGATAAATTCGTTGTAGGTTATGGCTTGGACTTTAACCAAAAATATAGAAATCTACCATTCGTAGGGGTTTTGAAACCCGATGTCTACGCTGGAAAGTAA
- the guaA gene encoding glutamine-hydrolyzing GMP synthase, whose product MLPHKQIVLVLDFGAQYSQLIARRVRECRVYSEIVPPSITAEEIKRINPKAIILSGGPNSVFEEGSLKCDPEIFNLGIPILGICYGHQLISYMLNGEVRRGEKAEYGKTELFVIDDSDIFAGLNPDLIAWMSHSDIVVKPPPGFKVTAYTRSTPVAAMSCPERKIFGVQFHPEVVHTPWGIEVIRNFLYNQAGCEPLWTTTSYIQSAIEYIKEVVKDGGKVICALSGGVDSAVTAVLVHKVVGDNLYCIFVNHGLLRKGEVEDVLRTFRENFKMNLIYVNGEERFFSRLKGVTDPEEKRRIIGEEFVKVFEEEASKLEDVRYLAQGTLYPDVIESGTERAARIKTHHNVGGLPLRMKLKLIEPLRYLFKDEVRQMGEELGLSSDIVWRHPFPGPGLAIRIIGEVTPLKAEILREADAIVVEEIKKAGLYRSVWQSFAVLLPVRTVGVMGDRRTYDYTIAVRVVSSEDAMTADWVRLPYEVLENISNRITREVQGVNRVVYDISSKPPATIEWE is encoded by the coding sequence ATTTTACCGCATAAGCAAATAGTGTTAGTTTTGGACTTCGGAGCCCAGTATAGCCAGCTTATCGCGCGAAGGGTGAGGGAGTGTCGTGTTTATTCCGAAATCGTCCCTCCCTCTATAACCGCCGAGGAGATAAAGAGAATCAATCCCAAGGCAATCATCCTTTCGGGCGGTCCAAACAGCGTTTTTGAAGAGGGGAGCTTGAAATGCGACCCTGAAATTTTCAATCTTGGCATTCCCATACTGGGCATCTGTTATGGTCATCAGTTGATTAGCTATATGCTTAATGGAGAAGTGCGAAGAGGAGAGAAAGCGGAATATGGAAAGACTGAGCTATTTGTAATAGACGACTCCGACATATTCGCAGGATTGAACCCCGACTTGATAGCCTGGATGAGTCATTCCGATATCGTGGTTAAACCACCTCCAGGCTTCAAGGTTACCGCCTATACCCGCTCTACCCCCGTTGCCGCTATGTCCTGCCCGGAGAGAAAAATCTTCGGTGTCCAATTTCATCCCGAAGTCGTTCATACACCTTGGGGAATAGAGGTGATACGCAATTTCCTCTATAATCAAGCGGGATGTGAACCCTTATGGACGACTACCTCTTACATCCAAAGCGCAATAGAATATATAAAAGAGGTGGTCAAAGACGGAGGCAAAGTCATCTGTGCCTTAAGTGGCGGTGTTGATTCCGCGGTCACGGCGGTTCTCGTGCATAAAGTCGTGGGGGATAACCTTTATTGCATATTCGTCAATCATGGACTCCTGCGCAAGGGGGAAGTAGAGGATGTCCTTCGCACATTCAGAGAGAATTTCAAAATGAACCTTATATATGTTAACGGCGAGGAAAGGTTCTTTTCAAGGCTAAAGGGCGTTACGGACCCTGAGGAGAAAAGGAGAATAATTGGAGAGGAGTTCGTGAAGGTCTTTGAGGAAGAGGCAAGCAAGCTTGAGGATGTCCGATATCTTGCCCAAGGCACGCTATATCCCGATGTGATAGAGAGCGGAACGGAAAGAGCAGCGAGGATTAAGACCCATCATAATGTGGGTGGATTACCCCTGAGAATGAAACTGAAACTGATAGAGCCGTTACGCTACTTATTTAAAGACGAGGTTAGGCAGATGGGCGAGGAATTAGGGCTAAGCTCGGATATAGTCTGGCGTCATCCTTTCCCTGGTCCCGGATTAGCCATCAGAATTATCGGCGAGGTAACACCTTTAAAAGCAGAAATATTAAGGGAAGCGGATGCCATCGTCGTGGAGGAAATCAAGAAAGCGGGCTTGTATAGGAGCGTATGGCAATCTTTTGCCGTCCTTCTTCCCGTTAGAACAGTGGGGGTGATGGGAGATAGAAGAACCTATGATTATACTATAGCTGTGAGGGTCGTTTCCAGCGAGGACGCCATGACAGCCGATTGGGTGAGATTGCCTTACGAGGTTTTGGAGAACATCTCAAATCGCATAACCCGGGAAGTTCAAGGCGTAAACAGGGTTGTTTATGATATATCTTCTAAACCACCTGCAACAATAGAATGGGAGTGA
- the rdgB gene encoding RdgB/HAM1 family non-canonical purine NTP pyrophosphatase: MRKLIIATNNKGKFREMKQALNGLPLQIVPLPAPLESEEGEESYWENASRKAIEAVSRWGEISLADDSGLEIECLGGFPGLKSKRVGESDEERIKLILSLLEGKGWEERKALFRCVIAIATPEGILEKAEGIVKGYIAYEPKGEGGFGYDPIFFVPELGKTMAELSLEEKNKVSHRGRALIKAREILEKICLKV, encoded by the coding sequence ATGAGAAAACTGATAATAGCAACGAACAACAAGGGAAAATTTAGGGAAATGAAGCAGGCTTTAAATGGACTTCCCCTCCAGATTGTCCCCTTACCAGCTCCTCTTGAATCTGAGGAAGGGGAAGAAAGCTACTGGGAGAACGCTTCGCGCAAAGCAATTGAGGCGGTATCGCGCTGGGGAGAGATTTCGTTGGCGGATGATTCAGGTTTGGAGATAGAGTGCTTGGGCGGTTTCCCTGGGTTAAAGTCAAAGAGGGTGGGAGAAAGCGATGAGGAAAGGATAAAGCTTATCTTGTCATTGCTGGAAGGGAAAGGTTGGGAAGAGAGGAAGGCTTTATTTCGCTGTGTTATCGCAATCGCCACGCCCGAGGGAATTTTGGAAAAAGCTGAGGGCATAGTTAAGGGTTATATCGCTTATGAGCCAAAAGGAGAGGGAGGCTTCGGATACGACCCAATCTTCTTCGTTCCAGAGCTTGGGAAAACGATGGCGGAGCTGAGCTTAGAAGAGAAGAACAAGGTTAGCCATAGGGGTAGGGCATTGATAAAGGCAAGGGAGATTTTAGAGAAAATCTGCCTTAAAGTATAG
- a CDS encoding phosphoglucomutase/phosphomannomutase family protein codes for MKFKFGTDGWRAVIADEFTFENVRIVAEAISLFMKERGTAERGAIVGYDARFLSPEFAIAVADVLSSNGIDVYLPERDVPTPFISFSVKELNAGGAVMITASHNPPIYSGIKFIPEYIHPALPDVTDRIEELIKFVRKRRGKTTEGVKGKVQRFDPFPSYRKHLEKVIDFSLLKENPHYAIYDPLYASGRGYLDGILRDVGWKVEVLHNVRNPLFGEMLPDPSEGNLIELREKMEKEGDIGLSTDGDADRFGIVDRGGDFITPNEVLAIVLKYLVEERKLKGVIVRSVATTSMLDSLAKLYNLPLKEVPVGFKFVGKAMKDEDGLLGGEESGGMTIKGHIPEKDGVLACLLMCEIYAKWGKPLKEILEEIFERIGRFFFQRVDIPVEEKGKKKMLRALKKASSSFAGLKICEINEMDGVKLKFEDGSWLLLRPSGTEPITRCYMETHSEETLSLLREEIEKLI; via the coding sequence ATGAAGTTCAAGTTCGGAACCGACGGCTGGAGAGCGGTAATAGCAGATGAATTCACATTTGAAAATGTCAGAATAGTGGCTGAAGCAATCTCCCTATTTATGAAGGAGAGGGGAACAGCCGAGAGAGGAGCGATTGTCGGCTACGACGCCCGTTTCCTTTCCCCTGAATTCGCTATAGCGGTTGCCGATGTTCTTTCCTCAAACGGCATAGATGTTTACCTCCCGGAAAGGGATGTCCCCACGCCATTCATATCCTTCTCTGTAAAGGAACTCAATGCGGGAGGAGCAGTGATGATAACCGCAAGCCACAATCCACCCATATACTCAGGGATAAAATTCATTCCCGAGTATATTCATCCTGCCCTCCCCGATGTTACTGACAGAATTGAGGAATTAATTAAATTCGTCAGGAAAAGAAGGGGAAAGACAACAGAAGGAGTTAAAGGGAAAGTTCAGCGCTTTGACCCATTTCCTTCCTATAGAAAACATCTGGAAAAGGTGATAGATTTCTCCCTCCTGAAAGAAAATCCTCATTATGCTATATACGACCCTCTTTATGCAAGCGGGAGGGGATACCTTGACGGGATATTGAGGGATGTGGGTTGGAAAGTGGAAGTGCTTCATAATGTAAGGAATCCTCTCTTCGGAGAGATGCTTCCCGACCCATCAGAGGGAAACCTGATAGAGCTGAGGGAGAAAATGGAAAAGGAAGGCGATATCGGGCTTTCCACCGATGGAGATGCTGATAGATTTGGCATTGTGGATAGGGGAGGCGATTTCATAACTCCTAACGAGGTGCTTGCTATTGTCCTTAAGTATCTCGTGGAAGAGAGGAAACTGAAAGGGGTGATTGTTAGAAGCGTTGCAACGACGAGCATGCTTGACTCTTTGGCAAAGCTCTACAATCTTCCCCTTAAAGAAGTGCCCGTTGGCTTTAAATTCGTGGGCAAGGCAATGAAGGACGAGGATGGACTATTAGGAGGGGAGGAGTCTGGCGGTATGACGATAAAGGGGCATATACCGGAAAAGGACGGCGTCTTAGCCTGTTTATTGATGTGCGAGATATACGCTAAATGGGGGAAGCCTTTAAAGGAGATTTTAGAGGAGATTTTTGAGAGGATAGGGAGATTCTTCTTCCAAAGGGTTGACATTCCCGTTGAGGAAAAAGGGAAAAAGAAAATGCTGAGAGCTTTGAAAAAGGCGAGTTCCTCCTTTGCGGGGTTGAAGATATGCGAAATAAACGAAATGGACGGCGTCAAGCTCAAGTTTGAAGATGGCTCTTGGCTTCTCCTACGCCCCTCGGGAACAGAGCCGATAACGAGATGCTATATGGAGACTCACTCCGAGGAGACATTATCACTTTTGAGGGAAGAGATTGAAAAGCTGATATGA